One Chloroflexota bacterium genomic region harbors:
- a CDS encoding type II toxin-antitoxin system VapC family toxin has product MRYWDSSALVALLVEEPTSAARRTLLRQDPRIVTWWGSWIECASALNRLQREGGLDQHDLHQALTRLEQLAAAWLEIRPLEQVRRRALRLLRIHPLRGADALQLAAALSAAAEDTASLEFVSSDTRLSAVAHLEGFRVR; this is encoded by the coding sequence CTGAGGTATTGGGACTCGTCCGCGCTGGTTGCACTCCTGGTCGAAGAACCGACCAGCGCGGCGCGGCGGACGCTGCTGCGACAGGACCCCCGCATCGTGACGTGGTGGGGCAGCTGGATCGAGTGCGCGTCGGCGCTAAACCGCCTCCAACGGGAGGGAGGTCTCGACCAGCACGACCTACACCAGGCGCTGACGCGACTTGAACAGCTGGCCGCCGCGTGGCTGGAGATCCGACCGCTGGAGCAGGTGCGGCGACGGGCATTGCGCCTGCTTCGGATTCACCCTCTGCGTGGCGCCGATGCCCTGCAATTGGCCGCGGCGCTCAGCGCGGCGGCCGAAGACACCGCCAGTCTCGAATTCGTCAGCAGTGACACGCGCTTGTCAGCCGTGGCGCACTTGGAGGGCTTCCGAGTCCGTTAG
- a CDS encoding type II toxin-antitoxin system prevent-host-death family antitoxin: MKRASVSEAKNGLSVLLNEVRRGESVLITHHGAPVARIEPYQALGIGLDAAAEELVQRQVADPPRAVFDAERFLAEPAPRLGEGFSASGTVATERDESR; encoded by the coding sequence ATGAAACGCGCCAGTGTGAGCGAAGCCAAGAACGGCCTCAGCGTGCTCCTCAACGAGGTTCGCCGCGGGGAATCGGTGCTCATTACGCACCACGGGGCGCCCGTGGCGCGGATTGAGCCGTACCAGGCGTTGGGAATTGGGCTGGATGCGGCGGCGGAGGAGCTGGTGCAGCGGCAGGTTGCCGACCCGCCGCGGGCCGTATTTGACGCCGAGCGTTTCCTGGCCGAGCCCGCGCCGCGCCTTGGCGAGGGTTTCAGCGCGAGCGGCACAGTCGCGACGGAGCGGGACGAGAGTCGCTGA